Sequence from the Symbiopectobacterium purcellii genome:
CAGGACCATGTGTTCCAGATAGTGGGCCAATCCCAATTGACTGTTGGGATCGTCGAGTGAACCGATAGGCAGCGCCAGCGATGCCAACGAACGGGTTGCCTGAGGATCGGACACCAGCAATACCGTCATGCCGTTATCCAACGTGATCGCCTGATAATTACGCGGATCGTTTTCTCCCTTGCGAATAACCTGCTCCAAAGGACGCCACCCTGCGGTTTGCGCCCACGCTGAGGACACACCGCTCAGCAACAACATCATCATGCCAATACAACAGGCAAACTGTTTACGCCATTCTCTCTTCATTACCGTCCTTTCTCTCACGTCAATCTCGCCGTTCTTGATTCACTGCCATCACATCCGTTCGCTTATGCCTGATTGGCGCGCAGGATCGGCAACAGCCAGGTTTTTGCCGCTGTAACAATCGCCTCAATGCGGGCTTCATCCAGTTCCGGCACGATACGCTGCAAATAGAAATCATCGCCTTCACCGGGCAACATCATGTTGCCAGCCCAGCTTTGTTGCAGCTTGTTCAACGCTTTCTGCACCACATCGGAGGCATCGTTCAACGTGCCACTTGATGCATCGTAGCATGCTTGCAGCCAAGCCCCTCCGCTCTGGTGCAGTAATAATAGTGGGGCATTCATGCCTTGTTGATATCCTTCAATCATATGCGCCATCTGGCGTTGTGCTTCGTCCACAGAAACTGCAGCAAAGCGCCAGACTGTCTCTTCACGGCCATACATGCGGCTCTCTCCCAAACCTCCCGCCAGGCAGTACGCCAGATGATCCAACCACAGGGCCACGCCATCTTTCATGCCTAAACGCGCTGGGCGCCAGCGCAACAGACCATCGCGCTGTACCTGCATCACCCAACCACTCAGGCGTACACCGTCTAGCGTCATGTCCACTTCCAGGCTGGTCATTCCCGCCGCATCACGCTCCGTGCTGACGCTGTCAGCCAGCGCTTGCATCTCCTGGCGCTGTTTTTGCCAATACAACTCACCGAAAGCGCCATAGGGAAGCTCGCCCGCCGCGCGGGCTCGGTGTAGCAGTTCATCCGCATCCTCTTGCGCAATCAGCACATTCAGTAATTGCGCATTCAACTGATAGCGACTGAGGTTATCCAAAGCGAATGGCTCCTCATCGAGCAGTTCATCGTTCTGCACGACAAAGTTCACGCCCAAACGCGCTTGGAAAAAGGTTTTGACAGGGTGGCGATAAAAACGTTTCAACGCATCCAGCGTAATATCGGAGTAAGTGATAGGCTCCAGTGGCGTATCAAACAGCGGCTGCGGCAATCCAGCGCGCCCAGCCGCGGCAAGCCATTCACTGGCGAAGCTGCACGGTTGAGCGTGTTCAAGAAAGTTATCCTTGTCAAACGGCATACGGGTATGCTCGCAGCACAGATGCGCACATACGCGTGCCGCGCTGGTATCCAGATCCTGCGCCTCATCCCCTGGCAAATGGTAACTTTGCGCTAAATACTCCATCAGTTCGCTCACCAACACGGAGGGATAACGCTGCGTGTTATCTTGAATGGCGCGACCGATGTAACTGATATAGAGGCGCTGTTGCGCCGAGATTAACGCTTCCAGAAACAAATAACGGTCATCATCACGACGGCTGCGGTCACCGCGTTGCCCTTTCTGCGCCATCAGGTCAAACCCCAACCGGGGCAGCGAGCGCGGATACACCCCATCGTTCATCCCCAGCAGACAGACCACTTTGAAGGGTATCGAACGCATCGGCATCAGCGTACAGAAGTTAATGGCACCGGCGAGAAAGCGTTGACTCAGTTTTTCCCGATCCAAGCGTTGGGACAAATCGTCACGCAACAATGCCACCGGGATCGCCTCCTCAAACGCATTGGCGACTGCCGCCCCCAGCATCGCCTGCCATTGCTGCTCAATCAAAGACAGCGCGGCATCGCTGTCGCTATCCGCAATGAAAAGATCGTCCAACAGTTGCCGACACAGCGGCAGCCATTGCGCTGGCGTGCGCGCTACCCGTAAACGCTGACGCCATTGGCTGAGTTGCGCCAATAACTCCGCCAATTGCCCCACCAGTTGGGCAATCAACCCACTCGATTCATCATAGGGCAACACGCCCTGCCAGGCCCCCGAACTGCTGTTCATCGCATAGCCCAACAGCATGCGTGTCAGACCAAAACGCCAGGTATGCTGGCCGGTGACCGGCAAATCAAGATCGCGCACGTTGTCATCATCAAGCCCCCAGCGCACGCCAGATTCCATCACCCACAGCCGCAAACGACGCAGCCCTTCTTCGTCGATACCAAAACGGGCAGAAAGCGCAGGGACTTCAAGCAGCGACAGCACCTGCTCGGCGGTAAAACGACTGTGTGGCAACTCCAACAGGCTGAGAAATGCAGGCAAAACCGGGTGCGCGTGGCGGGCTCGCTGGTCGGAGATAGCGAAAGGCAAATAGCGCGCTGTCGGCGCATTACCAAACACCGCCTGAATGAAAGGCGTATAACTATCAATGTCCGCCATCATAACGATAACATCACGCGGCGTGAGTGTTTCATCCTCTGCCATCATTGCCAGCAGTTGGTCGTGCAGTACTTCGACCTCACGCTGAGGACTGTGGCAGGCGTGAAAAGTGAGAGAAGCATCCTGCGGCGTAAGCAGGCGCTTACGTTCACTGCTAGCCTGCGCTTGTGCGCTATCGGCAATCACGCTGCCGTCATCAAGTTCCAGAATATCGCGCTGCACTTGTTGCAATAGCGTTATGCCATCAAGCTCGACAAAGGCTTCAATATCATCGACCTCGTCGATCTGCGCCAACTGATAGAGATGATCACGCCCCAGTTTTCCCCAGCTTGCCAGCAGCGGATTCACAATGCGCTGTTCGCCCTCATCGTTGAACAACCCATCAACATTGGCAGGATCGCGAAACAGCGGACGGTATTGTTCCTCGGCGCTGAGGCTGTTGCTGTGCAAGCGACGCTGACGACTTTTCAGCTTCGCTAAAAAATGGCGATCCTGAATATCACTCCAGTAATCCCGGCATGGGTTAGTAAACAGCAGATGCACATCAATATGCTTTGCCAATGCACGCAGCGCGTGCAAATAAACCGGCGGTAGCGCTGAAATACCGCAGATAAACACGCGTGGCGGTAACCCTTGCGGGCAGGTAGTGGCTTGCTCCAGCATCTCGATAAAGCGCTGATAAAGGCGAGCGTGGTGCCACTCTTTCTGTTCAAGTTGCGCGCTGTATTGCAAAAGTGCACGCCACAGCTCGGCTTGCCACACCTGCGCATCCCCCAACCCGTCCACCAGCGCACCGGCTTGCCACTGTTTGATCCACTCAGGCCGATAAATCAGGTATTGATCGAACAGATCTGCAACTCGCCCGGCGAGTTGATGCCGCTTGCGTTTATCGGCATCATCTTGCAAATAGTGACTCAACGGCAAGAATGACGGATTATCCTGCTGCTGAGGCAAAATATGCATTAACTTCCAGGTCATCGCTTCTTTGCTAAAGGTGTTTTCCGCCGGGATATCCGGTAACACGCGCCGACACATGTCCCACAAAAAAACACCGGGCAAAGGAAAATGCAAATTGGCAGCAATACCAAAGTGAGTGGCAAGTTCAATCTGTAACCATTGTGCCATACCAGGGCTTTGAACCAGGATCGTTTCAGGCTGGAAAGGGTCCTGTAACGGTTGGCGCGCTATCAGCGTCACCATCAGCGTTTTCAAAATATCTAACTGATTTGAGTGATAAACCCTGAACATGATGATTCCCGTTTCGGTGCCCGCGAACCCCGCTCACCGTCAATTGCCCTCAGGCACGGTTCGCCGATTCGTATCAGTAAAACAAAACCAACGGTACAAGCACGCCTGGTAGTGCTGCGGCGTTGTCACCGTCGAGGAGACGCGCAGGCAGGCTGCCGTCGGGTACTGCTCTGTCAACGCTAACTGCCATCCAGGAGGGAGATCGCGTTCAAACAACGTTAATGCCTCCCCTCCCCGACCGGCAGCATAAATGGCAAACTGTTGATATGCCAGATGCCATGCCTGCCTTTGCTGCCATTGATGTACAAAGGCCTGTTGCAACCGCTGATGATATTGCAGTAATCCTAACACCGATACAGCAAAAAACAGCGCGGCGATGGCGGTTTCCACCAACCCAAACCCTTGTTGATATTGCCTTTGTCGACAGCTTCCACACGGCATTCTCCGGCTATCCGCCACAAATGGCCTCCTGCCTTTCGGGGCAAAAATCCAGCCAACCTCCTGTGATTGGCTTCAACGGGCTGGTTTCACCGTCTGGCTCGATGGGTACCACACGCTGATAGAGCACCATCACTGATGAAGAACGGGGAAGATGTCCCTCACCGCGCAGCAACATATAGTGTTCACCGGGTACCTGGCGTAAACAGACTTGCAGCCCTTCTGCGGCATAGCCGAGACATTGCTCGTCGGAACGATTGCCCATGAGCCACTCTTGTCCAAGACCCCATTGTAACGACGATTCGGCCAACACCCTCGTTTGCCAATAGCGGCGCTCATCATGGGTAAGAGAGAGCGCACTGTCCAACTGCCGTTGCATCCCCGTCATTAACAGCAGCCCCGAGGCTGCCAACAGCATCACCATTAAGAGTGCACCATTGCCCTGCTGGCACCAGCGTTTCATGCGTTATGCCCTGCAATCCAGCGCACCGTATGGCGTGCGATATCAGGGCGGCGAAACCAGTGTCCCGCCAGATGCACTTCATAAAGCGCCAGTCCGGTCACATTACGCCATGCAATCACTTCAAAACGCGTTACCGTCACTTCCTGCGGATCAAGCCGTCGCTCCCATCCGCCGCCGCCACAATCGACAATGCTGACTTGTGTTTCCCATGCTCCTGCACGCAACCGGTATCCAAACGTTTCCCGACGCTGCGGCGCACCGCCACGTCGATTAAAATCATAGGCAACAATTGCGCAACTGTTCGCCGTCTCACCGGGAAATTGCCCTAAGGTTACGACATTATCTTGACAGCGACTGGTGCAAAAACCCGCGCGGCGCAGATCTTTTTCCAGCGCAAACAGTGCCTGATGAATCCGCTGTTCTAACCAGAAATGGCGTAGCGTATTCTGACTATGCCTGTGCAGCGTAGGGTAAATCTGCATAGAGCCGATAACCATCACGCAGCCAACCAGCATTGCCAGCAGCACCTCCATCAGGCTAAACCCGCCGACTCTGCGGCTTAACAACGCGGAATGCCTAAAACTGGCGGCGTATCGCTGCATAACCGTATCCTCCCCCAGATCGATATCACGATACGCAGACGACCGGCACCATTCTCCAACACCAGGTGTCCTGCCTGCGCCGTATTGCGCAGACCATAAAAGATGACCGTCGGACGCGCCATTGCGGCAATGCGTACATCGCGAGCTGAGGGCAATAAACGCCCGCCAGTGCCCTCATGACAGCTCAACGCCCCACCTGTACCTTCGCGCAAACACCACGTTCCACCGGCTTGTATTACACTTACCGTGCGTGTGTCGTTATACCGGTAGGCATTGGCCTGCACGCGTTGCAGAAACAACATCACCAACTGCGTTTGTTGCTCGAGACGCACAGCCTGTTGATAGACGGCCCAGCCCTGAATTCCGCCTGCGGATAACAAGGCGATAAGCGTCAGTGCAATCAGCAATTCCGGCAGGGTAAAACCCGCATCAACAAAGGTGCTTTTATCCATGACGGCAGTGTAGCCAGAATCGGGCAGCTACCTGGCAAAAAAAAGTGGGAATGTCTGCCTGCTCGCAACAAAACGAGCTTGGTAGGACGGCGTTACAAGGCAGATACAATGCGGGTTAAAGAAATGCGGGTTGAAGCACTATAGGTGAAAATAACCGGTAAAAAAGGCCGCCGAAGCAGCCTTGATAGCAGAAATGCAGAATCGCCGATTAAATCGCCACCGGTGCCTTAATGGCAGGATGCGGATCGTAGCCTTCAATTTCGAAATCGTCGAACTGGTAGTCAAACAGCGAGGCAGGACGACGTTTAATGATCAACTTCGGCAGCGCTTTTGGCTCACGGCTCAGTTGCAGATGCGTCTGCTCCATATGGTTGTTGTACAGATGGGTATCACCACCGGTCCAGACAAAGTCGCCGACTTCAAGGTCACACTGCTGCGCCATCATATGCACCAGCAGTGCATAGCTGGCAATATTGAACGGCAGGCCGAGGAACACATCACACGAGCGTTGGTAAAGCTGGCAGGAAAGTTTGCCATCCGCCACGTAGAACTGGAAAAATGCGTGGCAGGGTGCCAACGCCATTTGTTCTAATTCACCCACGTTCCAGGCAGAAACGATGATACGGCGTGAATTCGGGTCCTGCTTTAACTGTTGCAGCACGGTTTGCAACTGGTCAATCTGCCGACCATCCGCCGCCCCCCAGGCGCGCCACTGTTTGCCGTATACCGGCCCAAGATCGCCATTCTCATCGGCCCATTCATCCCAAATGCTAACTTTATTGTCATGCAGATAGCCAACGTTGGTGTCACCGTTGAGGAACCACAGCAGTTCGTGAATGATCGAGCGCAGATGGCAGCGCTTGGTGGTCACCAGTGGAAAGCCGTCTTGCAGGTTGAAACGCATCTGATGGCCGAAAATCGATAAGGTTCCGGTGCCGGTTCTGTCTCCCTTCGGCGTTCCCTCATCAAGCACTTTCTGCATCAATTCCAGATACTGTTTCATTTCACCCTCACTACACGATTAAAGAATTTACCGCGTGGCCTCCCGCTGATGTCAACAAGGAGGCCGCTCACGGCAAGCAATTGCTGTTTTTACGCCTTGCGGCGATAGGCCCAGACCATCATCAGAATACCGGCAAACACCATCGGCAGCGACAGAATCTGCCCCATACTGATGAAATTACCGAACAGGCCAAGCTGAGCGTCCGGCTGGCGGAAAAATTCGGTGATAATGCGGAACACACCGTAGCCAATCAAAAACAAGCCGGAAACGCTGCCCATCGGGCGCGGTTTACGAATAAACAGGTTTAACAAGATAAACAGCGCAATGCCTTCCAGCGTCATCTGATAAAGCTGCGACGGGTGGCGCGGTAACATGCCGTACTGATTAAAAATTGTCTGCCATTGTGGGTTGGTGACCGCCAGCATCAAATCTTCGCTGCGTGCGCCTGGGAACAGCATTGCCCATGGCGTATCGGTAGTGACGCGGCCCCACAGCTCCCCGTTGATAAAGTTACCCAAGCGCCCAGCACCCAGCCCGAAAGGAATCAGCGGTGCGATAAAATCGGCAACCTGAAAGAAGTGGCGCTTGGTGCGATGGGCAAACCACAGCATAACGCAAATCACCCCAACCAGACCGCCGTGGAATGACATACCGCCATCCCACACTTTGAACAGGTAAAGCGGGTTACTGATGAACGAGGGGAAGGCATAGAACAGGACATACCCCAGACGGCCACCCACGAACACCCCGAGGAACCCGAGGTAGAGCAGGTTTTCCACTTCTTCTTTGGTCCAGCCGCTGCCCGGTTTATTCGCCCGGCGCACAGCCAACCACATGGCAAACACAAATCCCACCAGGTACATCAATCCATACCAATGGAGAGAGACGGGACCAAGGGAGAAAATCACCGGATCAAATTGAGGAAACGCCAAGTAACTCGTTGTCATCGATCACCACATGCTTGTTTGTTTTATCTCACGACGTTGTTTATCCCACGGTATGGGAAGTCGGAAAAGGGGAAACCTTGTTTGCCAGCGCACTCTCGGCATTAACACCTTACGCACTGGCGGCGGTTGCGCATGATAGCACACAGCAGCCACTACGCAGCGTGCAAGCTCAGGAAAAGTTATGTAAATAGGATGTTACCGTTGACACATTTTGTCAGCGACCACCGCGGACTAATCCGCCCAAACCGCGTTCTTCGAGGAAAAGCGCAATCCACTGACGCACTTCGCTGGCGCTGCGCGCCGCCAAAAGGCGTTGAGTCAGCGTTTGCACCTCTGCCAGCACCAATTGACGCAGCAGGTATTTTACCCGCGCTACGCTACGACCATTCATACTGAACGTGCGATAGCCCAGCCCGGTTAATACCAGCGATCCCATCGCCTCGCCGGCCATTTCACCACAGACAGAGACTTCAAGATCAAGACGTTGGCATTCACGTGCAATACCGGCCAACGCCTGCAACATGGACGGGTGCAGGCTGTCATAAAGTGATGCGACGTGCGGGTTGTTGCGATCCACTGCCAGCAAATATTGGGTCAGATCGTTAGTGCCTACCGAGACAAAATCGATACGAGAGGCCAGATGCGGCAGCAAAAACAGCATAGACGGGACTTCGATCATCACCCCGATGCGCGGTTCCGGCAAGGCATGTCCCACCAGTTCCCGTACCTCAGCGGCGGCCTGAGCGATAAGCCGACACGCTTCGTCCACTTCCTCCAGACTGCTGACCATCGGTAACAAAATGCGCAGGTTGCCGGTTTCAGCATTCGCGCGCAGCATCGCCCGCACCTGGATCAAGAAGATCTCCGGTTGATCGAGCGTAACGCGAATACCGCGCCACCCCAAGCAGGGGTTTTCTTCGCTGATCGGCAAATAGGGAAGCTGTTTATCGGCACCGATATCCAGTGTGCGCAACACCACCGGGCGGGAAGGATAAAGCTGCAACATGCCCTGGTACTGCGCCATCTGTTCATCTTCAGACGGAAAACCGCTCTGTAGCATGAAAGGCACTTCGGTGCGGTACAGCCCCACGCCATCAACCAGGTTGATAAAACGCTGCTCATGTTCGGCGCTGAGTCCGGCATTGAGCATCACTTGCATGCGCTCTCCGCTTTTCAGCACCGCAGGCCGTTGCATATCGTCTTCGGCCAGGCGCGTCAGCGCATTATCTTCACTCAACAGGCGTTGATATTCTTGCAACAGCGTCGGCTCGGGATCTACCAGCAGTTCACCCCGATAACCATCAAGGATCAAGGTGCGCTGGTGCAATAACTCCGGCTGAATATCCGCGCCCATCAGGGTGGGGATCCCCATCGCCCGCACCATGATCGCCGCATGTGAGTTGGCGGCACCGTCGTGTACGACCACACCCGCCAATCGGTCTTGCGGCACATCCGCCAGCAGCGTTGCCGTCAGTTCATCGGCCACCAGAATAAAATGCGGCGGCCAGCGCTCGCTGCTGGTCACACTGTCATCAAGATGAAACAACAAACGCTGGCCCAACGCGCGGAAATCCCCGGCGCGTTCGCGCAAATAGGCATCCTGAAGCACAGCAAACTGCGCAGCAAAACGCTCGATCACCAGTTTTACCGCCCACTCGGCGACATTCCCGTCATCCACTTCCTGAAATAGCTCGCGCTTGAGGCGTGCGTCGCTCAGCAAATGGGAATAAAGATCGAAAATCGCTGCACTCTCTTTTTGCGCGCTGGCACTGAAGCGTTTACTGAAACGGCGGAATTCGGCGTTGGCCTCTTCCAGCGCCTGCGTCAGACGCGAGCGCTCGCGTTCGCTATCCAGGCTTGAAGCAGGGAAAACCAATTCCAGTGAAGGCTGGCTGCTGTCCATCCAGCCTGGCGCAATCGCCACGCCGCTCGATGCCACCAGCGCTTTGAGCCGTGTTTGCCGATATTGACCAAACAGCGCCTTGATTTGCGTCAGAGAGAGAATGGCGGCCATTTGCTTCGCCAGCGTGACCATGAAAGACTCTTCATTCTTATCAAACTGGCGATGTTCGCGCTGTTGCACCACCAACACACCCAGCAGTTGTCGACGATGAATAATGGGCACGCCAAGGAAAGAACGAAAGTGTTGCTCTTTAACGGAAGGGATAAATTTAAAACTGGGGTGGGCTTGCGCATCGGCCAGGTTGATGGGTTCAGCACGCTGCCCCACTAATCCGACAATTCCTTGACCAAAAGCCAGCGTGATAAGACGACCACGCGGCTTTTTCAAACCGCGTGTCGCCATCAGGTAGTAACATTGGCGATCGTGATCGGCCAGATAGATAGAACAGACTTCCGTATCCATCGCCTGGCAGGTCTCATTGACCAACAGATCCAGCGCATCATTTAAGCGCGATGCCGCCGCCACTTTCTCAACGATTTCTCGCAAACGCGTGAGCATGATGAGCGCGACTTATCCTCTTTTGCGCCGAGGCACCGAAGGCGCCCTCGCCGCGGCGTTCTCTTGCAGTTGTATAACCGGGCTGATAAATTCCTTCATCACCCGACGGTAAACGTCGCGTTTAAACGACACCACCTGACGCACAGGATACCAGTAACTCACCCAGCGCCAGCCGTCAAACTCCGGCGTGCCGCTGCTTTGCATATTGATATCAGATTCGTTGCACATTAACTGTAGCAGAAACCACTTCTGCTTTTGACCGATACAAACCGGTTTTGTATCCCAACGCACCAAACGTTTTGGTAATTTGTAACGTAACCAGCTGCGGGTTGAAGCCAGAATACGGACATCCTTTTTCCTGAGTCCCACTTCTTCAAACAGTTCGCGATACATGGCCTGTTCAGGGCTTTCCCCCGGGTTGATGCCCCCTTGCGGGAACTGCCAGGAGTGCTGGCCATAACGACGCGCCCAGAGCACTTCACCAAGCCGATTGCAAATTACAATACCAACGTTAGGGCGGTAGCCATCATCATCGATCACCGGACTACCTCGAAAACTTTCAATGCAAAGATGACCTGATTGTTTCACACTCCCGCCACCCGGTAAACTCCTGCTTAACAGCATTGATTCTACGAATAACCTGCCGCTAACCCACAGAAAGGGGAATAGTTATAAACAGCATGCATCAAGCATAGCGCTTTTATTCACTATTTTTGTGGATATCACTGTGCAGAACCAAATGAAAGCATGCGGAAAACATTTTCTCCATCGTTGAAACCACAACGCACCATCCAAAAAATCTTCCTTTATTTTCAAAAAATACCGATTTAACCCACGACATATTCACCGCAATTAAGCGGCGCAGAAAACCGGTGCACGGCAGAGTGGTGAAAGATTGCTCCACGACGGTTTTATCCACAGCCACGACGCAAAAATCGCATAATAAAATAACAAAAATCGCAAAAAATCGTGACGTCAAGGCTGTAAATCAAACCAGTAGTGAGGACTTATCCCGGTTATCCCAAAAATCTGTGGATAACCTGGTGTAAGATCCTGTTTATTGTCGGTGTCTATCCTTGAACAACGATAAAACCGACGTGATACCTTGGTGGGATAAATAAAAAAACACGCTATGAATCATGCTATTATTGTTTTCTTTTTGGCACGGCACCGCCCTGTTGAAAAACCTGATGAATGCTGTACTTTTTTTAGTCAATCTGACGACCTGTTTTCATAGGTGAATATGCCCAACCCGATTGCAACGCCACCAGCCGATGAGCATACGCTACTTGAACGCGCGCAAGCGCTTGCCGGTTATACGCTGGCAGAACTTGCCGCACGGGCAAACCTGCCGCTGCCAGCCAACCTCAAATGCGACAAGGGGTGGATAGGCGTGTTGCTTGAGCGCTTTCTCGGTGCCAGCGCAGGCAGCAAACCGGAACAGGATTTTCCAGATATTGGCGTAGAGCTAAAAACCATTCCGATTGACGATCGAGGCAGGCCGCTCGAAACCACCTTCGTGTCAGTGGCACCGCTAACCGGCAACAGCGGTGTGACATGGGAGAGCAGCCATGTGCGGCATAAGTTGGCACGGGTACTGTGGATCCCGGTGGAAGGATTGCGTGAAATTCCTCTCGGCGAACGCCATATCGGCACGCCACTTATCTGGAGCCCCTCTCCCGAGGAGGAGGAACTGCTGCGGCGGGATTGGGAAGAACTGATGGACCTGATTGTGCTCGGCAAGGTGGAGAGCATCACCGCGCGTCACGGCGAGGTACTACAATTACGCCCCAAAGGGGCCAACAGTAAGGCGCTGACGCAAGCAATCGGCGAGTTTGGTCAGCCCATCATGACCTTGCCGCGCGGTTTCTATTTGAAGAAGACCTTTACCGGCCCGTTGTTAGCGCGCCATTTTCATCTTTAAATGCCAGAGATAATGCGTATCGTTTTTTCTTGCCAGAAAACCGAATGTAAAGCGTATAATCTGCGTTTACATTTCGTTTAGGTTTGATTGATATAATTTTTGATTGGATTGTTGATCCGAATGCATGGCTGGCGCTCGGCACGCTGACCATTTTGGAGATCG
This genomic interval carries:
- the mutH gene encoding DNA mismatch repair endonuclease MutH yields the protein MPNPIATPPADEHTLLERAQALAGYTLAELAARANLPLPANLKCDKGWIGVLLERFLGASAGSKPEQDFPDIGVELKTIPIDDRGRPLETTFVSVAPLTGNSGVTWESSHVRHKLARVLWIPVEGLREIPLGERHIGTPLIWSPSPEEEELLRRDWEELMDLIVLGKVESITARHGEVLQLRPKGANSKALTQAIGEFGQPIMTLPRGFYLKKTFTGPLLARHFHL